From the genome of Aerococcus sanguinicola:
CTATGAAGAGGCCTTTAGCCAATTAGGCCCCACCCATGTGTCTACCGATGACGGCTCCTATGGCTTCCATGGCAATGTCTGCCAGATGGTACGCGAGTCAGGGATTGAACCTGATGCTGTCTTTTCCTGCGGTCCCAATGGCCTGCTCAAGGCGGTCTACCAGACCTGCCAGGGAACAGACAATATCCAGCTGTCTCTAGAAGAACGCATGGCCTGCGGGATGGGGGCTTGTGCAGCCTGTGTCTGCCGGTCATCCGAGGATGGCCCCCAAGGTCAGATCCGGACGAAGAAGGTCTGTGAAGATGGCCCCGTCTTCCAAGCTAAAGAGGTGGTGCTCTAATGACGAATCGTTTAGCGGTTAAGCTGCCAGGACTCGACTTAAAGAACCCTATCATTCCTGCTTCAGGTTGCTTTGGCTTCGGTAAGGAATACGCTAAGTACTATGACCTCAACCAACTGGGCTCGATCATGGTCAAGGCTACCAGCCCTCAAGAAAAATTGGGTAATCCGACGCCACGGGTGGCCGAAACCCCCTCCGGCATGCTCAATGCGATTGGACTACAGAATCCAGGCCTAGAGGTGGTCATGAAGGACTATCTGCCGGCCTTAGAAGTCTATGAAGACCTGCCCATTATCGCCAATGTAGCCGGCTCTTCCCAGGAAGACTATGTGATCGTTTGTGAACGCATAGGTGACGCCCCTAATGTCAAAGCCATTGAATTAAATATTTCTTGCCCCAATGTTAAAGAAGGCGGAATTACCTTCGGGACAGATCCTGACGTGGCCTTTGACCTGATTCAGGCGGTTAAGAAGGTGGCTAAGGTGCCTGTCTATGCCAAATTATCGCCTAATGTCACAAATATCCTACCGATTGCCGAGGCCATCGAGGCGGGGGGAGCGGATGGTTTTACCATGATCAATACGCTTCTGGGCATGCGGATTGACCTGAAGACCCGGCGTCCGATCTTAGCCAACCAAACGGGTGGCTTATCAGGACCAGCGATTAAGCCGGTTGCTATTCGTTTGATCCACCAGGTAGCCAGTCACTCAGACCTGCCGATTATTGGCATGGGCGGTGTCTTCACAGTCGATGATGTGCTCGAAATGTTTATGGCGGGCGCTTCAGCTGTAGCTGTTGGCACTGCCAATTTTACTGATCCTTATATCTGCCCAAAACTCATCCAAGCCTTACCGCATAGGATGGATGAACTAGGGATTAAAAGCTTAGAGGATTTAATTATAGATGTCCGCCAGCGCTTGCGCGGTTAAGTTTAGAAAGTTAAATAGGGAAGACCCCAAGTGAGTGATTCTCGTTTGGAGTCTTTCTTTTCTTTACTTTAAATTTACATTGTAATTATTATAATATAGCTTGACATAGTGGATGGCGTTATTTATAATGAGTATAGAAAGTTAAATAATCGTTTAGAGCAAGTGGCGGATCTTTAGGTCCAAAACCCGGTCGGGAGGTGAGACTTCCGACAGCAGAGCGCTTAATGAGGCACACTGTGAGGCAGTATCAACTGTCTTTCGGTGTGCCTTTTTTCATCGATTGACTACTTTCTAATAGACTTGGAAGCATGCATTGAATAAGAAAAGGAGTGGTTCATATGGCAAGTGAAGTACAGAACTTTAACCGGGGCGAGGGGTTG
Proteins encoded in this window:
- a CDS encoding dihydroorotate dehydrogenase translates to MTNRLAVKLPGLDLKNPIIPASGCFGFGKEYAKYYDLNQLGSIMVKATSPQEKLGNPTPRVAETPSGMLNAIGLQNPGLEVVMKDYLPALEVYEDLPIIANVAGSSQEDYVIVCERIGDAPNVKAIELNISCPNVKEGGITFGTDPDVAFDLIQAVKKVAKVPVYAKLSPNVTNILPIAEAIEAGGADGFTMINTLLGMRIDLKTRRPILANQTGGLSGPAIKPVAIRLIHQVASHSDLPIIGMGGVFTVDDVLEMFMAGASAVAVGTANFTDPYICPKLIQALPHRMDELGIKSLEDLIIDVRQRLRG